The following coding sequences are from one Equus caballus isolate H_3958 breed thoroughbred chromosome 27, TB-T2T, whole genome shotgun sequence window:
- the PPP1R3B gene encoding protein phosphatase 1 regulatory subunit 3B isoform X1, protein MLPRAWRLCTSGLMSCTRVLAYSSNPTMAVDIECRYSCMAPSLRRERCAFQISPKPSKPLRPCIQLSSKNEASGMVAPAVQEKKVKKRVSFADTQGLALTMVKVFSEFDDPLDIPFNITELLDNIVNLTTAESESFVLDFSQPSADYLDFRNRLQTDHVCLENCVLKDRAIAGTVKVQNLAFEKTVKIRMTFDTWKSFTDFPCQYVKDTYAGSDRDTFSFDISLPEKIQSYERMEFAVCYECSGQTYWDSNKGKNYRIIRAELKSTQGTAELPNGPDFGISFDQFGSPRCSYGLFPEWPSYLGYEKLGPYY, encoded by the exons ATGCTGCCGCGGGCTTGGCGCCTCTGCACCTCGGGGCTTATGAGTTGTACCAG gGTCCTAGCCTATTCATCTAACCCAACGATGGCCGTGGACATCGAGTGCAGATACAGCTGCATGGCCCCTTCCTTGCGCAGAGAGAGGTGCGCCTTCCagatctccccaaagcccagcaaACCTCTGAGGCCTTGTATTCAGCTGAGCAGCAAGAATGAAGCCAGTGGAATGGTGGCCCCCGCCGTCCAGGAGAAAAAGGTGAAGAAGCGAGTATCCTTCGCAGAcacccagggcctggccctgaCAATGGTCAAAGTGTTCTCAGAATTCGATGACCCGTTAGATATTCCGTTTAACATCACTGAACTCCTAGACAACATCGTGAATTTGACGACAGCAGAGAGCGAGAGCTTTGTTCTGGATTTTTCACAGCCCTCGGCCGATTACTTAGACTTTAGAAATCGGCTTCAGACCGACCACGTGTGCCTTGAAAACTGCGTCCTGAAGGACAGGGCCATCGCAGGCACTGTGAAGGTGCAGAACCTCGCCTTTGAGAAGACGGTGAAAATCAGGATGACATTTGACACTTGGAAGAGCTTCACAGACTTTCCCTGCCAGTATGTGAAGGACACTTATGCCGGTTCAGACAGGGACACGTTCTCCTTTGACATTAGCTTACCCGAGAAAATCCAGTCCTATGAAAGAATGGAGTTCGCCGTGTGCTATGAGTGCAGTGGACAGACATACTGGGAcagcaacaaaggcaaaaactATCGGATCATCCGGGCTGAACTGAAATCCACTCAGGGAACAGCTGAGCTACCGAATGGTCCAGATTTTGGAATATCCTTTGACCAGTTCGGAAGCCCTCGGTGTTCCTATGGTCTGTTTCCAGAGTGGCCTAGTTATTTAGGATACGAAAAGCTAGGGCCCTACTATTAG
- the PPP1R3B gene encoding protein phosphatase 1 regulatory subunit 3B isoform X2 translates to MAVDIECRYSCMAPSLRRERCAFQISPKPSKPLRPCIQLSSKNEASGMVAPAVQEKKVKKRVSFADTQGLALTMVKVFSEFDDPLDIPFNITELLDNIVNLTTAESESFVLDFSQPSADYLDFRNRLQTDHVCLENCVLKDRAIAGTVKVQNLAFEKTVKIRMTFDTWKSFTDFPCQYVKDTYAGSDRDTFSFDISLPEKIQSYERMEFAVCYECSGQTYWDSNKGKNYRIIRAELKSTQGTAELPNGPDFGISFDQFGSPRCSYGLFPEWPSYLGYEKLGPYY, encoded by the coding sequence ATGGCCGTGGACATCGAGTGCAGATACAGCTGCATGGCCCCTTCCTTGCGCAGAGAGAGGTGCGCCTTCCagatctccccaaagcccagcaaACCTCTGAGGCCTTGTATTCAGCTGAGCAGCAAGAATGAAGCCAGTGGAATGGTGGCCCCCGCCGTCCAGGAGAAAAAGGTGAAGAAGCGAGTATCCTTCGCAGAcacccagggcctggccctgaCAATGGTCAAAGTGTTCTCAGAATTCGATGACCCGTTAGATATTCCGTTTAACATCACTGAACTCCTAGACAACATCGTGAATTTGACGACAGCAGAGAGCGAGAGCTTTGTTCTGGATTTTTCACAGCCCTCGGCCGATTACTTAGACTTTAGAAATCGGCTTCAGACCGACCACGTGTGCCTTGAAAACTGCGTCCTGAAGGACAGGGCCATCGCAGGCACTGTGAAGGTGCAGAACCTCGCCTTTGAGAAGACGGTGAAAATCAGGATGACATTTGACACTTGGAAGAGCTTCACAGACTTTCCCTGCCAGTATGTGAAGGACACTTATGCCGGTTCAGACAGGGACACGTTCTCCTTTGACATTAGCTTACCCGAGAAAATCCAGTCCTATGAAAGAATGGAGTTCGCCGTGTGCTATGAGTGCAGTGGACAGACATACTGGGAcagcaacaaaggcaaaaactATCGGATCATCCGGGCTGAACTGAAATCCACTCAGGGAACAGCTGAGCTACCGAATGGTCCAGATTTTGGAATATCCTTTGACCAGTTCGGAAGCCCTCGGTGTTCCTATGGTCTGTTTCCAGAGTGGCCTAGTTATTTAGGATACGAAAAGCTAGGGCCCTACTATTAG